The Pseudomonas berkeleyensis genome includes a region encoding these proteins:
- a CDS encoding DEAD/DEAH box helicase yields MSDQHARQLIGFYRSCYLADSRDLDLDNLGKLPAQRWAWLDGREELVSGSLPLLPLSAELGLALAEAQALYQRELQLVYGVLPVCGRLQLEQGGSQAICGPLFYYEASLQPTEDGNGHLLGIDVQRAHGNWRLLRRLFDDSQGGEIDGLPLPAAALDIAGLGELLAWVERHTLAREVTAAAGFPALASADELAQAQRRRSLSLLPGAFVALVPRGSGSRGIAHELQLLHEAPHLSPALLQLLGETPPVQLAGSTSTPQRLPAQLSTAQCRALDNAARYPLSQISGPPGTGKSYSLAALALDRYLQGESVLLVSRSAQAVRVIAQKLREDFGLRDGVLEGDGQSLRQALRERLERLLQGEFENVSEQAEERQRSELQVLTQAEQRLSADFRERCEQAVRWSRLLLRAERGSLAFWRRWLQVPWVRKRIGSSVRPWVLLDELRYCQQRRQRLSREHLNSHRALNLKRLLLSDRALFVRYNQAIRARNSQRQLALFEDIDPARLLAAFPIWVVTLDELHRLLPLRPELFDVMVMDEATQCDIASALPAFQRCKRAVVTGDIRQLRHISFLSRVREVQLLQRAGLQAEEREAWSYRDNSVLDLVGQQLASQEAVVFLDEHFRSRPALIRFSNEMFYDRRLRVMKERPGVQGCDSLQLQRLDGQRGRNGANEVEVARVLALLEAHLAEYRGSPLKPSVGVLSPFRDQVELIRKRVGETLPLEQLREFRLLVDTPYGFQGEERDLMILSFAIDRESSQAAAYLNRADLFNVAITRARERQVLLFSGDERQLPATHLLRRYLESLEIPGAAWQPGATDAARSQLCEALQAQGVTTWNHYPLAGLVLDIFCRRGDKCLAIDLIGFPGEGEGFLELERYLVLARAGLETLPLSYGLWREAPEQALEALLARL; encoded by the coding sequence ATGAGCGACCAACACGCCCGCCAGCTGATCGGCTTCTACCGTAGTTGCTACCTGGCCGACAGCCGCGACCTGGATCTGGACAACCTGGGCAAGCTGCCGGCCCAGCGCTGGGCCTGGCTCGATGGGCGTGAAGAGCTGGTCAGCGGCAGCCTGCCGCTGCTGCCCCTGTCGGCCGAGCTGGGGCTTGCCCTGGCTGAGGCCCAGGCCCTGTATCAGCGCGAGCTGCAACTGGTCTATGGCGTGCTGCCAGTGTGCGGCCGCCTGCAGCTGGAGCAGGGCGGCTCGCAGGCCATCTGCGGCCCGCTGTTCTACTACGAGGCCAGCCTGCAACCCACCGAGGATGGTAACGGCCACCTGCTCGGCATCGACGTGCAGCGTGCCCACGGCAACTGGCGCCTGCTACGCCGCCTGTTCGACGACAGCCAGGGGGGCGAGATCGACGGCCTGCCGCTACCGGCGGCGGCACTGGATATTGCCGGGCTTGGCGAGCTGCTGGCTTGGGTCGAACGTCATACCCTGGCGCGCGAGGTGACCGCTGCGGCCGGCTTTCCGGCGCTGGCCAGCGCTGACGAACTGGCCCAGGCCCAGCGTCGGCGCAGCCTGAGCCTGCTGCCCGGCGCCTTCGTTGCGTTGGTGCCGCGTGGCAGCGGCAGCCGTGGTATCGCCCACGAACTGCAACTGCTGCACGAAGCGCCGCATCTATCTCCTGCGCTGTTGCAACTGCTCGGTGAGACACCGCCGGTTCAGCTCGCCGGTTCAACCAGCACGCCGCAACGTTTGCCGGCGCAACTCAGCACGGCCCAGTGTCGGGCGCTGGACAATGCCGCGCGCTATCCCCTCAGCCAGATTTCCGGGCCGCCGGGCACCGGCAAGAGCTACAGCCTGGCGGCGCTGGCGCTGGATCGTTACTTGCAGGGTGAGAGCGTGCTGCTGGTCAGCCGCAGCGCCCAGGCAGTACGGGTGATCGCACAGAAGCTGCGCGAGGACTTCGGCCTACGCGACGGTGTGCTCGAAGGCGATGGCCAGAGCTTGCGTCAGGCCCTGCGTGAGCGCCTGGAGCGCCTGCTGCAGGGCGAGTTCGAGAACGTTTCCGAGCAGGCCGAGGAGCGTCAGCGCAGCGAGTTGCAGGTGCTGACCCAGGCTGAGCAACGGCTGTCGGCGGATTTTCGTGAACGGTGCGAACAGGCAGTGCGCTGGAGCCGCCTGCTGCTGCGCGCCGAGCGCGGCAGCCTGGCGTTCTGGCGGCGCTGGCTGCAGGTACCCTGGGTGCGCAAGCGCATCGGCAGCAGCGTGCGCCCCTGGGTGCTGCTCGATGAGCTGCGCTACTGTCAGCAGCGCCGTCAGCGTCTCAGCCGCGAGCACCTCAACAGCCATCGAGCGCTGAACCTCAAGCGCCTGCTGCTCAGCGATCGTGCGCTGTTCGTGCGCTACAACCAGGCCATCCGCGCGCGCAACTCGCAGCGCCAGTTGGCCCTGTTCGAGGATATCGACCCGGCCCGCCTGCTGGCAGCATTCCCGATCTGGGTGGTGACGCTGGACGAGTTGCACCGCCTGCTGCCGCTGCGCCCCGAGCTGTTCGACGTGATGGTGATGGACGAGGCGACCCAGTGCGATATCGCCTCGGCGCTGCCGGCCTTCCAGCGCTGCAAGCGCGCCGTGGTCACCGGTGACATACGCCAGCTGCGGCATATCTCCTTCCTCTCCCGCGTGCGCGAGGTGCAGTTGTTGCAGCGTGCCGGTCTGCAGGCCGAGGAACGCGAGGCCTGGAGTTACCGCGACAACAGCGTGCTCGATCTGGTCGGCCAGCAGTTGGCCAGCCAGGAGGCTGTGGTGTTTCTCGACGAACACTTCCGCAGCCGCCCGGCGCTGATCCGCTTTAGCAACGAGATGTTCTACGACCGCCGCCTGCGGGTGATGAAGGAACGTCCCGGCGTCCAAGGCTGCGACAGCCTGCAGTTACAGCGGCTGGATGGCCAGCGTGGGCGCAATGGCGCCAACGAGGTGGAGGTTGCGCGGGTACTGGCGCTCCTCGAAGCGCACCTGGCCGAGTACCGTGGCAGCCCGCTAAAGCCCAGTGTCGGCGTGCTGTCGCCGTTTCGTGATCAGGTCGAACTGATCCGCAAGCGCGTCGGTGAAACGCTGCCACTGGAACAGCTGCGCGAATTTCGCCTGCTGGTGGACACGCCCTATGGCTTCCAGGGCGAAGAGCGCGATCTGATGATCCTCAGCTTCGCCATCGACCGCGAGTCGAGCCAGGCGGCGGCCTACCTCAATCGCGCCGACCTGTTCAACGTCGCCATCACTCGCGCTCGCGAACGCCAGGTGCTGCTGTTCAGTGGCGACGAACGCCAGTTGCCCGCCACGCACCTGCTACGTCGCTATTTGGAGTCGCTGGAGATACCGGGTGCTGCCTGGCAACCTGGCGCCACCGATGCGGCGCGGAGCCAGTTGTGCGAGGCGTTGCAGGCCCAGGGGGTGACCACCTGGAATCACTACCCGCTGGCCGGGTTGGTGCTGGACATCTTTTGCCGGCGCGGCGACAAGTGCCTGGCCATCGACCTGATCGGCTTTCCGGGGGAGGGCGAGGGCTTTCTAGAACTGGAGCGCTACCTGGTGCTGGCGCGGGCAGGGTTGGAAACCCTGCCACTGAGTTACGGCCTATGGCGCGAGGCACCGGAGCAGGCGCTGGAGGCGCTACTGGCGCGCCTCTAG
- a CDS encoding phospholipase D-like domain-containing protein, with protein sequence MDFNRLDQHLRDSLADLRLSNEERDELRELGNDLSPDQVRYMRNRAFALVRELIQNPEDAMSALKWLEQVIKTLEVRCSPIRGHSSAHFSPGESCRQRIRDLCRQARESVDVCVYTISDNQLSDELIAVHRRGIAVRIISDSEKRFDAGSDIQHLVEQGVPLRIDNSPFHMHHKFALFDGRLLLNGSFNWTRSASTSNEENLLVTDDPHLVAEYRREFDKLWARYAGN encoded by the coding sequence ATGGATTTCAACCGACTCGACCAGCACCTGCGCGACAGCCTGGCCGACCTGCGCCTGAGTAACGAGGAACGCGACGAGCTGCGCGAGCTGGGCAATGACCTGAGCCCCGATCAGGTGCGCTACATGCGCAACCGCGCCTTCGCCCTGGTGCGTGAGTTGATCCAGAACCCCGAGGACGCCATGTCCGCCCTGAAGTGGCTGGAGCAGGTGATCAAGACCCTGGAGGTACGTTGCTCGCCGATTCGCGGCCATAGCAGCGCGCACTTCAGTCCTGGCGAGAGCTGCCGCCAGCGCATTCGCGACCTGTGCCGCCAGGCCAGGGAATCGGTGGATGTCTGCGTCTACACCATCTCCGACAACCAGCTCAGCGACGAGTTGATCGCCGTGCACCGTCGCGGTATCGCCGTGCGCATCATCAGCGACAGCGAAAAGCGTTTCGATGCTGGTAGCGACATCCAGCACCTGGTCGAGCAGGGCGTGCCACTGCGCATCGACAACAGCCCGTTCCACATGCACCACAAGTTCGCCCTGTTCGATGGCCGCCTGCTGCTCAACGGCAGTTTCAACTGGACGCGCAGCGCCAGTACCAGCAACGAGGAAAACCTGCTGGTGACCGATGACCCGCATCTGGTGGCCGAATATCGCCGCGAATTCGACAAGCTCTGGGCGCGTTACGCAGGTAACTGA
- a CDS encoding DNA repair ATPase: protein MSDEQTQDVLDKAVAEGGAYEVLHRRLQEQGQRLRGLTEALNGQRLAEFGSSHMEAIGRVRIRTENNCIARDIVQVGECLLFGYNVFIGLKKETHVADVFSLYRLVENAEGYEAESVPLEGSFLAQASFVADFNELYTYYKNTRLLQLAIRDGKLLASFQIGERITDIRVFRWSISTDGKDVRYIDNRGERDIALPAPFDFEWQKTTREMVVMGRHPHMNILDTVFVETVGGDLTIKVENNTQDGQGIYREAVVDKTQSLDDAQIEYARLGSLILLKVLPYREEQWRYLVFNSLTRQVERIDAIGLACVQLPEDHGIIFPGGYYLQNGEHKTFEQSMVGMRFKRSVRSPNGEDVQYIFYHPEEGRAALFTYNMINRQLHNPIFGHGYARLEDGRMVIFSAEGSEPTRIHPMQIWQTPFESEDYAARQPARSGFFGRIGNAELVRGVSDLLNLSREIDSREVSVARYTQLCQNTRRLFDIYHWLGDAQCAELAPLLREVAATSELVLDEFEKVESIRQQSSRAMAEAESRQKSLLSGLLVDSWDEVQHFVEALNAITAQRGQLLTIRDYRYIDVARIDAMETELLDAQERVATATSAFLASDAALQPYVQRLGELDTLAQKAETVTQLNEPLVEMQEMAGNLDMLSSLMASLKIDDATQRTRIVESISEVYARLNQAKARAEQRRKGLGSAETVAQFGAQFKLFGQGITNALALAQDPEKCDEQLSRLLVQLEELESQFGDQEQFLSDILGKREELLETFEAHKQSLLDERQRRAQGVLDAAQRILDSLGRRTARLTQMEELNAFFAADPLILKLREMAERLRELKDSVKADDVEARLKAARDQAVRALRDKSELFEEGGNVIKLGPRHRFSVNTQELDLTLMPRGDALYLHLTGTDFLEPLRDETLEGLRDYWQVSLESESPSLYRAEYLAGLVLDAALGGREGLTLDLLKTHLAQPDDLTRLIRDFAAPRYKDAYEKGIHDHDAALILIQLLPLRESAGLLRYAPASRGFAALFWNRWGQDIEAELWPERARSSLHLRQMFGSENGVLRLREEIDAAMQRFLAQNPLPIDASQRQAAAAYLVEELAAKPIEFTFSKYARQLLDSLQQRMQTSHIWDDYREALDNLRGRPVQRWSLAQTWFDGLCAQDEALAELVEYIPEAVAISLLDDEFARRFTEVDLRFAVSGLLGDHPRVQDGALVLAIDDYFARLEQHRGHFVPQLQRYQALRQDVINRERQALRLSEFKPRPLSSFVRNKLINDVYLGFIGDNLAKQMGTAGENKRTDLMGLLMLISPPGYGKTTLMEYVAHRLGLIFMKINGPALGHEVRSIDPAQAPDATSRQELEKLNLALEMGNNVMLYVDDIQHTHPEFLQKFISLCDGTRRIEGVWKGRTKTYDMRGKKFCVVMSGNPYTESGDVFKIPDMLANRADIYNLGDTLGGMQEAFALSYIENSLTSNPVLAPLATRDMADVYRFVAKAEGKPFSANELSHTYSAAEINEITSTLQRLMQVRDVVGRVNQQYIVSAAQADTYRTEPPFKLQGSYRNMNKMAEKISSVMNDAELLQLIADHYQGESQLLTTGAEENLLKLAELRGNQTPEQVERWAQIKRDFMRNKAMGGSDSDVGGRVVAQLVDLVEGVRGLGAGKPASETPSIPWEQLLAGLDNLGKLRPQVEVVAPPQPGTQKLLENLADSLQNSFLPLIKAMDKKIDIDLRTHNRMLEISTQLRDLGTLLGQEQRSDIVDDEAP from the coding sequence ATGTCGGACGAACAAACACAGGACGTATTGGACAAGGCCGTCGCCGAAGGTGGTGCCTACGAGGTGCTGCACCGGCGCTTGCAGGAGCAGGGCCAGCGCCTGCGCGGCCTGACCGAGGCGCTCAATGGCCAGCGCCTGGCCGAGTTCGGCAGTAGTCACATGGAGGCCATCGGCCGGGTGCGTATCCGCACCGAGAACAACTGCATCGCCCGCGATATCGTCCAGGTCGGCGAGTGCCTGCTGTTCGGCTACAACGTGTTCATTGGCCTGAAGAAGGAAACCCACGTCGCCGACGTGTTCTCCCTCTACCGTCTGGTGGAGAACGCCGAAGGCTACGAGGCCGAGTCGGTGCCGCTGGAGGGCAGCTTCCTGGCCCAGGCCAGCTTCGTCGCCGACTTCAACGAGCTGTACACCTACTACAAGAACACCCGTTTGCTGCAGTTGGCCATTCGTGACGGCAAGCTGCTGGCGAGTTTCCAGATCGGCGAGCGAATCACCGATATCCGCGTGTTCCGCTGGTCGATCTCCACCGACGGCAAGGACGTCCGCTACATCGACAACCGCGGCGAGCGCGATATCGCGCTGCCGGCGCCGTTCGACTTCGAGTGGCAGAAGACCACCCGCGAGATGGTGGTCATGGGCCGCCATCCGCACATGAACATCCTCGACACCGTGTTCGTCGAGACCGTCGGCGGCGACCTGACCATCAAGGTCGAGAACAACACCCAGGACGGCCAGGGCATCTACCGCGAGGCGGTGGTGGACAAGACCCAGTCGCTGGACGACGCACAGATCGAATATGCCCGTCTGGGCAGCCTGATCCTGCTCAAGGTGCTGCCGTACCGTGAGGAGCAGTGGCGCTACCTGGTATTCAACAGCCTGACCCGCCAGGTCGAGCGTATCGACGCCATCGGCCTGGCCTGCGTGCAGCTGCCGGAAGACCACGGCATCATCTTCCCGGGCGGCTACTACCTGCAGAACGGCGAGCACAAGACCTTCGAGCAGTCGATGGTCGGCATGCGTTTCAAGCGCTCGGTGCGCTCGCCCAACGGCGAAGACGTGCAGTACATCTTCTACCACCCGGAAGAAGGCCGCGCGGCGCTGTTCACCTACAACATGATCAACCGCCAGTTGCACAACCCGATCTTCGGCCATGGCTACGCGCGCCTGGAAGACGGGCGCATGGTGATCTTCTCCGCCGAGGGCAGCGAGCCGACCCGTATCCACCCGATGCAGATCTGGCAGACGCCGTTCGAGAGCGAGGACTACGCTGCCCGCCAGCCGGCGCGCAGTGGCTTCTTCGGGCGCATCGGCAACGCCGAGCTGGTACGTGGCGTATCCGACCTGCTCAACCTCAGCCGCGAGATCGACAGCCGCGAAGTATCGGTGGCGCGCTACACCCAGCTGTGCCAGAACACCCGCCGCCTGTTCGACATCTACCACTGGCTGGGCGACGCCCAGTGCGCTGAGCTGGCGCCGCTGCTGCGCGAAGTGGCCGCCACTTCCGAGCTGGTGCTCGACGAGTTCGAGAAGGTCGAGAGCATTCGGCAGCAGTCCAGCCGGGCCATGGCCGAGGCCGAGTCGCGGCAGAAGAGCCTGCTCTCGGGTCTGCTGGTCGACAGCTGGGACGAGGTGCAGCACTTCGTCGAGGCGCTCAACGCCATCACCGCGCAGCGCGGCCAACTGCTGACCATCCGCGACTACCGCTATATCGACGTGGCGCGCATCGACGCCATGGAAACCGAACTGCTCGACGCGCAGGAGCGCGTGGCCACTGCCACCTCGGCTTTCCTCGCCAGCGATGCGGCGCTGCAACCCTATGTGCAGCGCCTCGGCGAGCTGGACACTCTGGCGCAGAAGGCCGAGACCGTCACCCAGCTCAACGAGCCGCTGGTCGAGATGCAGGAGATGGCCGGCAACCTCGACATGCTGTCGAGCCTGATGGCCTCGCTGAAGATCGACGATGCCACCCAGCGCACGCGTATCGTCGAGTCGATTTCCGAGGTCTACGCCCGTCTCAACCAGGCCAAGGCGCGCGCCGAGCAACGGCGCAAGGGCCTGGGTTCGGCCGAGACCGTGGCGCAGTTCGGCGCCCAGTTCAAACTGTTCGGCCAGGGCATCACCAACGCCCTGGCACTGGCGCAGGATCCGGAGAAGTGCGACGAGCAGCTGTCGCGCCTGCTGGTGCAGCTGGAAGAGCTGGAAAGCCAGTTCGGCGATCAGGAACAGTTCCTCAGCGACATCCTCGGCAAGCGTGAAGAGTTGCTGGAAACCTTCGAGGCGCACAAGCAGAGCCTGCTCGACGAGCGTCAGCGCCGTGCCCAGGGTGTGCTCGACGCCGCCCAGCGTATCCTCGACAGCCTCGGCCGGCGTACCGCACGCCTGACCCAGATGGAGGAGCTCAACGCCTTCTTCGCCGCGGATCCGTTGATCCTCAAGTTGCGCGAAATGGCCGAGCGCCTGCGCGAGCTCAAGGACAGCGTCAAGGCCGATGACGTCGAGGCACGCCTGAAGGCCGCCCGCGACCAGGCCGTACGCGCTTTGCGCGACAAGAGCGAGCTGTTCGAAGAGGGCGGCAACGTCATCAAGCTCGGCCCGCGCCACCGCTTCAGCGTCAACACCCAGGAACTCGATCTGACTCTGATGCCGCGTGGCGATGCGCTGTATCTGCACCTGACCGGCACCGATTTTCTCGAACCGCTGCGCGACGAAACCCTGGAGGGCCTGCGCGACTATTGGCAGGTCTCGCTGGAGTCCGAATCGCCATCGCTGTACCGCGCCGAATACCTCGCCGGGCTGGTGCTGGACGCCGCACTCGGCGGGCGTGAAGGCCTGACCCTGGACTTGCTCAAGACCCACCTGGCGCAGCCGGATGACCTGACCCGGCTGATTCGTGATTTTGCCGCGCCGCGTTACAAGGATGCCTACGAGAAAGGCATCCACGACCATGATGCTGCGCTGATCCTGATCCAGTTGCTGCCGCTGCGCGAAAGCGCCGGGCTGCTGCGTTATGCACCGGCCTCCCGTGGCTTCGCCGCGCTGTTCTGGAACCGCTGGGGACAGGATATCGAGGCCGAGCTGTGGCCCGAGCGAGCGCGCAGCAGCCTGCACCTGCGGCAGATGTTCGGCAGCGAGAATGGTGTGCTGCGCCTGCGGGAAGAGATCGATGCGGCGATGCAGCGTTTCCTCGCGCAGAACCCGCTACCGATCGATGCCTCGCAGCGCCAGGCAGCTGCGGCCTATCTGGTCGAAGAACTGGCAGCCAAGCCCATCGAGTTCACCTTCAGCAAGTACGCGCGGCAACTGCTCGACAGCCTGCAGCAGCGCATGCAAACCAGCCATATTTGGGACGACTACCGTGAGGCGCTGGACAACCTGCGCGGGCGCCCAGTGCAGCGTTGGTCGCTGGCGCAGACTTGGTTCGATGGCCTCTGTGCGCAGGACGAGGCGTTGGCTGAGCTGGTCGAGTACATTCCCGAAGCCGTGGCCATCAGCCTGCTGGACGATGAATTTGCGCGGCGCTTCACCGAGGTCGATCTGCGCTTTGCCGTCAGCGGATTGCTCGGCGACCATCCGCGTGTGCAGGACGGCGCGCTGGTATTGGCCATCGATGACTACTTCGCCCGCCTCGAACAGCACCGCGGTCACTTCGTGCCGCAGTTGCAGCGCTACCAGGCGCTGCGCCAGGACGTGATCAACCGCGAGCGCCAGGCCCTGCGCCTGAGCGAGTTCAAGCCGCGACCGCTGTCGTCGTTCGTGCGTAACAAGCTGATCAACGACGTGTACCTGGGCTTTATCGGCGACAACCTAGCCAAGCAGATGGGCACCGCCGGCGAGAACAAGCGCACCGACCTGATGGGGCTGTTGATGCTCATCTCGCCGCCCGGCTACGGCAAGACCACACTGATGGAGTACGTGGCGCACCGCCTGGGCTTGATCTTCATGAAGATCAACGGCCCGGCATTGGGCCACGAGGTGCGTTCCATTGACCCGGCGCAGGCGCCGGACGCCACTTCGCGCCAGGAGCTGGAAAAGCTCAATCTGGCGCTGGAGATGGGCAACAACGTGATGCTCTATGTCGACGACATCCAGCACACCCATCCCGAGTTCCTGCAGAAATTCATCTCGCTGTGCGACGGCACACGGCGCATCGAGGGCGTGTGGAAGGGCCGCACCAAGACCTACGACATGCGCGGCAAGAAGTTCTGCGTGGTGATGAGTGGCAACCCGTACACCGAGTCCGGAGACGTGTTCAAGATCCCCGACATGCTCGCCAACCGCGCCGACATCTACAACCTCGGCGACACCCTGGGCGGCATGCAGGAAGCCTTCGCGCTGTCCTACATCGAGAACAGTCTGACCTCCAACCCGGTGCTGGCGCCGCTGGCCACCCGCGATATGGCGGATGTTTACCGCTTCGTCGCCAAGGCTGAGGGCAAGCCGTTCTCCGCCAATGAGCTGTCGCACACCTACAGCGCCGCCGAGATCAACGAGATCACCTCGACTCTGCAGCGCCTGATGCAGGTGCGCGACGTGGTCGGTCGGGTCAACCAGCAGTACATCGTCAGCGCCGCGCAGGCGGATACATACCGTACCGAGCCGCCGTTCAAGCTGCAGGGCAGCTACCGCAACATGAACAAGATGGCCGAGAAGATCAGTTCGGTGATGAACGACGCCGAACTGCTGCAACTGATTGCCGACCACTACCAGGGCGAGTCGCAGTTGCTCACTACCGGCGCCGAGGAGAACCTGCTCAAGCTCGCCGAGCTGCGCGGCAATCAGACTCCGGAGCAGGTCGAGCGCTGGGCGCAGATCAAGCGCGACTTCATGCGCAACAAGGCCATGGGCGGCAGCGACAGCGATGTTGGTGGCCGCGTGGTGGCGCAACTGGTCGACCTGGTCGAAGGTGTACGCGGTCTGGGCGCCGGCAAGCCGGCCAGCGAGACGCCGAGCATTCCCTGGGAGCAACTGCTGGCTGGTCTGGACAATCTGGGCAAGCTGCGCCCGCAGGTGGAGGTGGTCGCGCCGCCGCAGCCGGGCACGCAGAAGTTGCTGGAGAACCTGGCCGACAGCCTGCAGAACAGCTTCCTGCCGCTGATCAAGGCGATGGACAAGAAGATCGATATCGACCTGCGCACCCACAACCGCATGTTGGAAATCTCCACCCAACTGCGTGACCTGGGAACGCTGCTTGGACAGGAGCAGCGTAGCGACATCGTGGATGACGAGGCGCCGTGA
- a CDS encoding rhomboid family intramembrane serine protease, which yields MRRGWLTELRPLLVISGAMLLVQVVNGALGGALNVWGLLPRHIEALPGILLAPWLHGSWAHLLSNLSGLLVLGSLVLLRSRRDFFRSSAFIILLSGALVWLFGRTGLHVGASGWLFGFWGLLLARAWFERSLLDLLLAVLVFFLYGGWFFGLLPRAGVSFEYHLAGAFSGVLYAALSRRRNQ from the coding sequence GTGAGGCGAGGCTGGCTGACCGAGCTTCGCCCGCTGTTGGTGATCAGCGGCGCGATGCTGCTGGTGCAAGTGGTCAATGGCGCCCTTGGCGGCGCCTTGAACGTCTGGGGCTTGCTGCCCCGGCATATCGAGGCGCTACCCGGCATTCTTCTCGCGCCCTGGCTGCATGGCAGCTGGGCGCATCTGCTCAGCAACCTCAGTGGCCTGCTGGTGCTCGGCAGCCTGGTGCTGCTGCGCTCGCGCCGTGACTTCTTCCGATCCAGTGCCTTTATCATCCTGCTCAGCGGTGCGCTGGTCTGGCTGTTCGGTCGTACCGGCCTGCACGTCGGCGCCAGTGGCTGGTTGTTCGGCTTCTGGGGGCTGCTGCTGGCACGGGCCTGGTTCGAGCGCAGCTTGCTCGACCTGCTGCTGGCCGTGCTGGTGTTCTTCCTCTACGGCGGCTGGTTCTTCGGCCTGCTGCCACGCGCTGGCGTCTCCTTCGAGTACCATCTGGCCGGTGCCTTCAGTGGCGTGCTCTATGCCGCATTGAGTCGCCGCCGCAATCAATGA